The Aspergillus luchuensis IFO 4308 DNA, chromosome 7, nearly complete sequence genome has a segment encoding these proteins:
- a CDS encoding SDR family NAD(P)-dependent oxidoreductase (COG:Q;~EggNog:ENOG410PPIZ;~InterPro:IPR002347,IPR036291,IPR020904;~PFAM:PF00106,PF13561,PF08659;~go_function: GO:0016491 - oxidoreductase activity [Evidence IEA];~go_process: GO:0055114 - oxidation-reduction process [Evidence IEA]) translates to MSSSSSSFKDKVYTITGLAGIGLAVARQLHAQGARLSLADISDSALQHARAQLPNATDENVLTRVVDVGSRSSVEEWIDATVRHFGRLDGAANMAGMIGSKHGTGSLLEQDDTEWDMLLRVNLSGVMYCMRAQIRSIQGTSKTGSIVNAASIQGLRGFALHAAYSATKHGVVGLTRSVAKEVGPDIRVNCVAPGSIQTPLLDRATAIQGGFTPTPTVMPRVGTPDEVARSVLFLLSDASSYTTGTALNVDGGWDP, encoded by the exons atgtcgtcatcatcatcatcattcaaaGACAAAGTCTACACCATAACCGGCCTCGCAGGCATCGGCCTGGCCGTGGCACGCCAACTGCACGCCCAAGGAGCTCGTCTCTCCCTGGCAGATATATCTGACTCTGCGCTACAGCATGCACGGGCCCAGCTCCCCAACGCCACCGATGAGAATGTTCTCACCCGAGTCGTGGATGTTGGATCCCGCTCGTCGGTGGAAGAGTGGATCGATGCCACGGTCCGCCATTTTGGTCGGCTCGATGGCGCAGCAAATATGGCTGGCATGATTGGGAGTAAGCATGGTACGGGCTCGTTGTTGGAGCAGGATGATACGGAGTGGGATATGTTGTTGAGGGTGAATTTGTCTGGGGTGATGTATTGCATGCGGGCCCAGATAAGATCGATTCAGGGGACGAGTAAGACAGGGAGTATAGTCAATGCGGCGAGTATTCAGGGTCTGAGGGGCTTTGCGTTGCATGCTGCGTATTCGGCCACTAAGcatggggttgttgggttgaCCAGGAGTGTGGCTAAGGAAGTGGGGCCGGATATTAGGGTTAATTGTGTTGCGCC TGGGTCGATTCAGACACCGTTGTTGGATAGGGCCACGGCCATCCAGGGAGGGTTCACTCCCACGCCGACGGTGATGCCGCGAGTAGGGACGCCTGATGAAGTTGCTCGTTCTGTGCTGTTTTTGCTCAGTGATGCCTCGTCGTATACAACGGGCACGGCCCTCAatgtggatggtggatgggaccCATGA
- a CDS encoding uncharacterized protein (COG:T;~EggNog:ENOG410PV4K;~InterPro:IPR000719,IPR011009,IPR008271;~PFAM:PF00069;~go_function: GO:0004672 - protein kinase activity [Evidence IEA];~go_function: GO:0005524 - ATP binding [Evidence IEA];~go_process: GO:0006468 - protein phosphorylation [Evidence IEA]), with protein MTQKYFSTIRSGLSLIKYNKLISSQASVFNCKRAIRSRAFATKPEELLEEEKLPFYKPDQFYPVHIGELLNSRYRVVGKLRYGSYSTVWLCHEKSEQRYVAVKILTKNHSSKTLSGELRIYSHLSKINSSHIGGSYIRGLYDTFDITTPDGTYPCLAHPPMHMSLHKLRLLSSSRRLSEFLLKETLKCILQALDFLHREASIVHTDIKPSNIMLSIDDPSILTDFEISEQQTPTLKKTIDSTRSIYTSRKLRLPRDMLWGQPVLCDLGQARIGPSHQGIIQPNIYKAPEVLFDMEWGYSADIWNLGVMIWDLLENKHLFNALDEDGDYSPSHHVAEMVGFLGLPPSSFIERSRETRNVFTDDGKWLAAGGVTIPATSLEEIEENLSAKNQELFLQFIRSMLQWDPERRKTARGLLDDPWLNSTSHS; from the exons ATGACACAAAAGTACTTTTCAACAATCAGGAGTGGTTTATCACTCATCAAGTATAACAAGCTCATCTCATCACAAGCAAGTGTCTTCAATTGCAAGCGTGCAATACGCTCTCGAGCATTTGCTACTAAGCCCGAGGAGCtccttgaagaagagaagcttcCATTCTACAAACCAGACCAATTTTATCCCGTACACATTGGCGAACTTCTAAACTCAAGATACAGAGTAGTAGGAAAGCTTCGCTATGGCTCATACTCGACTGTGTGGCTATGCCATGAGAAAAG TGAACAGAGATATGTGGCTGTCAAGATCCTAACCAAGAATCATTCATCGAAAACATTATCAGGGGAACTGAGAATATACAGCCACTTAAGCAAGATAAACTCTTCTCATATAGGAGGTTCCTATATACGTGGCTTATATGATACCTTCGACATCACAACTCCAGACGGCACATATCCATGCTTAGCGCACCCACCAATGCATATGTCTTTGCATAAGCTGCGATTACTCTCCAGCTCCCGAAGACTGAGCGAATTCCTACTCAAAGAAACCCTGAAATGTATCCTCCAAGCACTTGACTTTCTTCATAGGGAAGCGAGTATTGTTCATACCG ATATCAAACCCTCAAACATCATGCTCAGCATAGATGATCCCTCGATTCTCACAGATTTCGAAATATCCGAACAACAAACCCCAACCCTCAAGAAAACCATAGACAGCACCCGTTCAATCTACACATCTCGAAAGCTACGCCTTCCCAGAGACATGCTCTGGGGCCAGCCTGTACTCTGCGATCTGGGACAGGCGAGGATCGGACCATCTCATCAGGGAATCATCCAACCGAACATCTACAAGGCACCAGAGGTGCTCTTCGATATGGAATGGGGGTATAGTGCCGATATATGGAATCTTGGCGTCATG ATATGGGATCTGTTGGAAAACAAGCATCTATTCAATGCCCTCGACGAAGACGGGGATTACTCGCCATCGCACCATGTAGCTGAAATGGTGGGGTTTCTTGGTCTGCCACCGTCGTCATTTATCGAGCGAAGTCGGGAGACTCGGAATGTGTTTACAGATGACG GCAAATGGCTAGCCGCAGGCGGAGTCACCATCCCTGCAACCTCACtcgaggagatcgaggagAATCTTAGCGCAAAAAACCAGGAACTGTTCCTCCAGTTCATCCGATCAATGTTGCAATGGGACCctgagaggaggaagacggcTAGGGGCCTACTGGATGATCCGTGGTTGAACTCGACTTCACATTCGTAG
- a CDS encoding uncharacterized protein (COG:S;~EggNog:ENOG410Q0BK): MPPSNQRSFELSIRVTRTQGNESELQASPTTPQQLLQLVRRRIVEAEGPEYFEYQQVSLEAGSLVVRSFSRDGNVEQANPTLSYNTLDRVLSVTMSSMTHGSAFLWGVTEMIDSLSQGYFTRNEFRYLMMGGNDGFFSFPAPWAAGSYKEPDFHIIHPNTLLPTVVIECGYYNESNTKLQCDKDLWMLGGAPHVNVVILIKWDKEADSDRVSGWIELHRRGDNGAAIRKDIFPAPAPGTPWESESITLYRSDFYSGGEVPPGRNRNDIWLWSLDRLRDIAGQRMDIEGLVPA, from the exons atGCCCCCTTCAAACCAAAGAAGCTTCGAGCTCAGTATCAGAGTCACTCGAACCCAGGGCAACGAATCTGAGCTCCAAGCATCGCCCACCACTCCCCAGCAACTTTTGCAGCTGGTTAGACGCCGTATAGTCGAAGCTGAGGGGCCCGAGTATTTCGAATACCAACAGGTCTCGCTTGAAGCCGGGTCCTTGGTGGTACGAAGCTTCTCCAGGGATGGCAATGTGGAACAAGCGAACCCAACCTTGAGCTACAATACACTAGACAGGGTGCTCTCGGTGACCATGTCAAGCATGACCCACGGCAGCGCGTTTCTTTGGGGAGTAACCGAAATGATTGACAGCCTTAGCCAAGGATACTTCACCAGGAACGAGTTCAGATATCTAATGATGGGTGGGAATGACG GATTCTTCAGCTTTCCCGCGCCGTGGGCCGCCGGCAGCTATAAAGAACCCGATTTCCACATTATCCACCCTAACACATTGCTACCTACAGTGGTTATTGAATGCGGATACTACAATGAAAGCAATACCAAGCTGCAATGTGATAAAGATCTTTGGATGCTGGGCGGAGCACCGCATGTCAATGTCGTTATCCTGATAAAGTGGGATAAAGAGGCGGATAGTGACCGCGTATCTGGGTGGATCGAATTGCATCGCCGCGGGGATAATGGTGCCGCTATACGGAAG GACATCTTCCCAGCTCCCGCTCCTGGAACGCCTTGGGAGAGCGAGAGCATCACCCTGTATAGAAGCGACTTTTATTCGGGAGGCGAAGTACCACCTGGAAGGAATAGAAACGATATCTGGCTATGGAGCTTGGACCGTCTGAGAGACATTGCAGGGCAGAGAATGGACATTGAGGGACTTGTTCCAGCTTAG
- a CDS encoding 4-hydroxybenzoate octaprenyltransferase (COG:H;~EggNog:ENOG410PM0Y;~InterPro:IPR039653,IPR000537;~PFAM:PF01040;~TransMembrane:8 (o61-82i102-122o128-151i158-176o188-209i230-250o256-274i295-313o);~go_component: GO:0016021 - integral component of membrane [Evidence IEA];~go_function: GO:0016765 - transferase activity, transferring alkyl or aryl (other than methyl) groups [Evidence IEA]), with amino-acid sequence MDVAGKLIPETDMLDDHTRKRIRAIWEMGRLHTHETWLSVFPAVWGASIGAKSGRTDGWSLAWVLFGIWASATVSHAAFCTWNDICDVEYDRQVERCKSRPLPSGLVSVKEATFFFLCWILLTLGTTWYTLGPQATLCTTPAWLLGLIYPFMKRIMPFPQLVVGLSIASGVMPGYVSVKGDIEFNGSVLALFGATVCWIIFLDTAYAVQDMVDDAKCGVQSLAVFLGQRVRVFLALAAIICSAFFVAAAFLSNRSLFYWIFGIGVWVASMIRSISLLDLSDCASGGRVFKFNIKAGFYLTVVTLVEGYLQAYFF; translated from the exons ATGGATGTCGCAGGAAAACTGATCCCCGAGACCGATATGCTGGATGACCACACACGCAAGCGCATCCGCGCTATTTGGGAAATGGGTCGTCTCCATACCCACGAGACATGGCTGTCTGTCTTCCCAGCTGTATGGGGAGCCAGTATTGGTGCGAAGTCAGGGAGGACGGATGGATGGTCACTTGCCTGGGTTCTGTTCGGCATCTGGGCAAGTGCGACGGTCTCTCATGCCGCGTTTTGTACTTGGAA CGATATCTGTGATGTCGAATATGATAGACAAGTCGAACGATGCAAAAGCAGACCACTCCCGTCTGGGCTCGTCTCTGTCAAAGAAgctactttcttcttcctttgctgGATACTTCTCACCCTAGGGACCACGTGGTATACACTAGGACCTCAAGCAACTCTGTGCACCACACCTGCGTGGCTACTGGGCTTGATCTATCCCTTTATGAAGCGCATCATGCCCTTCCCTCAGCTTGTGGTGGGCCTCTCTATTGCCAGTGGTGTGATGCCAGGCTATGTTTCCGTGAAAGGAGATATCGAATTCAATGGGTCAGTTCTGGCTCTGTTCGGCGCAACTGTTTGCTGGATTATTTTCCTCGATACTGCCTACGCTGTCCAAGATATGGTTGACGATGCGAAGTGCGGAGTCCAGTCGCTTGCGGTGTTCCTTGGACAGCGTGTTCGGGTGTTTCTTGCCCTCGCTGCGATTATTTGTAGCGCATTCTTCGTGGCGGCTGCTTTTCTGAGTAACCGCTCTCTATTCTACTGGATCTTTGGTATCGGGGTATGGGTGGCAAGTATGATACGGAGCATATCTCTCTTGGATCTTAGTGACTGCGCATCTGGGGGACGTGTGTTTAAGTTTAACATTAAAGCTGGCTTTTACCTTACGGTAGTTACGCTTGTGGAAGGTTATCTTCAAGCATACTTTTTCTGA
- a CDS encoding glycoside hydrolase family 95 protein (CAZy:GH95;~COG:G;~EggNog:ENOG410PJKJ;~InterPro:IPR027414,IPR016518,IPR008928,IPR012341;~PFAM:PF14498;~SECRETED:SignalP(1-20);~go_function: GO:0004560 - alpha-L-fucosidase activity [Evidence IEA];~go_process: GO:0005975 - carbohydrate metabolic process [Evidence IEA]) has translation MLISGSSAALWALALPFAAAKSLWSDSPGDYSSFISTAFPLGNGRLGAMPVGSYDKEIVNLNVDSLWRGGPFESPTYSGGNPNVSKAGALPGIREWIFQNGTGNVSALLGEYPYYGSYQVLANLTIDMGQLSDIDGYRRNLDLSSAVYSDHFSTGETYIEREAFCSYPDNVCVYKLSSNSSLPGITFGLENQLTSPAPNVSCHGNSISLYGQTYPVIGMIYNARVTVVVPGSSNASDLCSSLTIKVPEGEKEVFLVFAADTNYDASNGNSKASFSFKGENPYTKVLQAATNAAKKTYSALKSSHVKDYQGVFNEFTLTLPDPNGSADRPTTELLSSYSQPGDPYVENLLFDYGRYLFISSSRPGSLPPNLQGLWTESYSPAWSGDYHANINLQMNHWAVEQTGLGELTEPLWTYMAETWMPRGAETAELLYGTSEGWVTHDEMNTFGHTAMKDVAQWADYPATNAWMSHHVWDHFDYSQDSTWYREKGYPILKGAAQFWLSQLVKDEYFKDGTLVVNPCNSPEHGPTTFGCTHYQQLIWEVFGHVLQGWTASGDDDTSFKNAITSKLSTLDPGIHIGSWGQIQEWKLDIDVKNDTHRHLSNLYGWYPGYVISSVHGSNKTITDAVETTLYSRGTGVEDSNTGWAKVWRSACWALLNVTDEAYSELSLAIQDNFAENGFDMYSGSPPFQIDANFGLVGAMVQMLIRDLDRSNADARAGKTQAVLLGPAIPAAWGGGSVDGLRLRGGGVVSFSWDDNGLVDSCNTDLSARGSDASRVEFYVAGGKAIDCSSL, from the exons ATGCTCATCTCTGGATCATCGGCGGCTCTTTGGGCATTGGCTTTGCCTTTTGCGGCAGCCAAGTCGTTATGGTCTGATTCCCCGGGAGATTACAGTAGCTTCATAAGCACTGCATTTCCTCTAGGAAATGGACGACTGGGAG CCATGCCTGTGGGCTCCTACGACAAGGAGATTGTTAATCTTAATGTCGACTCGTTGTGGCGCGGAGGGCCTTTTGAAAGTCCG ACATACTCAGGAGGAAATCCAAACGTTTCCAAAGCAGGTGCACTTCCTGGAATCAGGGAATGGATATTCCAGAATGGGACAGGCAATGTCTCTGCGCTGCTGGGTGAGTATCCGTACTACGGTTCGTATCAGGTGTTGGCAAACTTGACCATCGACATGGGCCAATTGAGTGATATTGATGGATACCGTCGGAATTTGGACCTGAGTTCGGCTGTTTACTCGGATCATTTCAGCACCGGCGAGACTTACATCGAAAG GGAAGCATTCTGCTCGTACCCAGATAATGTTTGCGTTTACAAACTCAGCTCGAATTCATCACTGCCTGGTATTACATTTGGCCTCGAGAATCAGCTCACCTCGCCGGCCCCGAATGTCAGCTGCCATGGGAATAGCATCAGCCTATATGGTCAGACATACCCCGTTATCGGGATGATTTACAACGCCAGGGTGACTGTTGTCGTTCCCGGGTCAAGCAATGCATCTGATCTCTGCTCCTCATTAACTATCAAAGTaccagagggagaaaaggaggtGTTCCTTGTATTTGCTGCTGACACCAATTATGATGCCTCCAACGGAAATTCAAAAGCTAGCTTTTCGTTCAAAGGGGAAAACCCGTACACGAAAGTACTCCAAGCTGCTACCAATGCTGCCAAAAAGACTTACTCTGCACTCAAGTCATCTCACGTCAAAGATTACCAAGGCGTCTTCAACGAGTTCACATTAACCCTCCCAGATCCCAATGGCTCAGCCGACCGTCCAACTACCGAGCTGCTGTCGTCTTACAGCCAGCCCGGGGATCCCTACGTGGAGAATTTGCTCTTCGACTACGGTCGGTACCTTTTCATATCAAGCTCGCGGCCAGGGTCTCTGCCGCCTAACTTGCAAGGTCTCTGGACAGAATCCTATTCTCCGGCCTGGAGCGGGGACTACCATGCCAACATCAACCTACAGATGAACCACTGGGCCGTTGAGCAAACAGGGTTAGGTGAACTGACTGAGCCACTCTGGACATATATGGCTGAGACATGGATGCCTCGAGGCGCAGAGACAGCAGAGTTGTTGTATGGCACCTCGGAAGGCTGGGTGACGCACGATGAGATGAACACATTTGGACATACAGC CATGAAAGATGTCGCGCAGTGGGCTGACTACCCTGCCACAAATGCCTGGATGTCACATCACGTATGGGACCACTTCGACTATTCCCAGGACAGTACCTGGTATCGCGAGAAGGGCTATCCCATTCTCAAAGGAGCAGCGCAATTCTGGCTCTCTCAGCTTGTGAAAGATGAGTACTTCAAAGACGGCACTCTAGTGGTAAACCCTTGCAACTCACCGGAGCATGGACCGACA ACCTTCGGCTGCACCCACTACCAACAACTAATCTGGGAAGTATTCGGCCACGTCCTGCAAGGTTGGACCGCCTCTGGTGACGACGACACCTCCTTCAAGAACGCTATCACGTCCAAATTGTCCACCCTAGACCCAGGCATCCACATCGGCTCATGGGGCCAAATCCAAGAATGGAAGCTCGACATTGACGTTAAAAACGACACCCACCGCCACCTCTCCAACCTCTACGGCTGGTACCCAGGCTACGTCATCTCCTCCGTGCATGGATCTAACAAAACCATCACCGACGCCGTCGAAACAACCCTCTACTCCCGTGGCACCGGCGTCGAAGACTCCAACACCGGCTGGGCCAAGGTATGGCGCAGTGCTTGCTGGGCACTCCTCAATGTTACAGACGAAGCGTACTCCGAACTTTCGCTTGCAATTCAAGATAACTTTGCCGAAAACGGATTCGACATGTACTCTGGATCACCACCGTTCCAGATCGATGCCAACTTCGGGCTTGTGGGAGCGATGGTTCAGATGCTTATTAGGGATTTGGACCGTTCCAATGCTGATGCTCGTGCCGGTAAGACGCAGGCTGTGCTGCTTGGACCGGCTATTCCAGCGGCGTGGGGAGGTGGGAGTGTTGATGGATTGAGATTacggggtggtggtgtcgtcaGTTTCAGTTGGGATGATAATGGACTTGTCGATTCATGCAATACGGATCTTTCTGCGAGGGGGAGCGATGCCTCTCGCGTGGAGTTCTATGTTGCGGGTGGTAAGGCGATTGACTGTTCATCATTGTGA
- a CDS encoding uncharacterized protein (COG:Q;~EggNog:ENOG410PHSG;~InterPro:IPR020946,IPR036188,IPR000960;~PFAM:PF13450;~go_function: GO:0004499 - N,N-dimethylaniline monooxygenase activity [Evidence IEA];~go_function: GO:0050660 - flavin adenine dinucleotide binding [Evidence IEA];~go_function: GO:0050661 - NADP binding [Evidence IEA];~go_process: GO:0055114 - oxidation-reduction process [Evidence IEA]) has product MSPIKSVAVIGTGPAGAIAVDALMQEKAFDRVRVFERQEKAGGCWVSRDEKQVPLDVDKLSTRTADAPLPVPSDLPAFTPALTQHRFTDSHIYPNLHTNVDVATMEYSQESIPTIRSEMSIAVHGPDTPFRHHTVIRQYVEDLLNRNGYQDLVEYNTTVERAVKNPKTGKWELVLRRAGKPGGYDYWWIETFDALVVASGHFSVPYVPSIPGLKEWIDKDPESVLHTKQYRGPERYRGKKVVTVGASVSAADTAVSLIGSAQSPIHAVVRGRYNPYFGDYAFRHPSINRKPPISRVSIENGQRTVYFEDGTSVSDVDYIIFGTGFTWALPYLPDIPTRNNRIPDLYLHVFHQNDPTLAFLGAVGAGLTFKIFEWQAVAAARVLAGKAQLPPLKEQQKWEQDRIAKKGDGPGFSVINPDFREYFETLRKLAGNPKAGEPGRVLPPFEQEWLDLFNAGHERRIRMWQKANEAAAKSKL; this is encoded by the exons ATGTCTCCAATCAAAAGCGTGGCTGTCATTGGCACGGGGCCTGCGGGCGCCATTGCCGTGGATGCCCTGATGCAGGAGAAAGCATTTGACCGGGTGCGCGTATTTGAGAGACAGGAAAAAGCCGGTGGGTGCTG GGTTTCGCGAGACGAGAAACAGGTGCCCTTGGACGTCGATAAGCTATCCACAAGGACAGCGGATGCTCCTCTCCCAGTTCCATCCGATTTGCCTGCGTTCACACCAGCATTGACCCAGCATCGCTTTACTGACTCCCATATCTACCCGAATTTGCATACCAATGTGGATGTTGCGACCATGGAGTATTCCCAAGAGTCAATTCCGACAATCCGCTCGGAGATGTCAATCGCGGTGCATGGGCCAGACACCCCTTTCCGTCACCACACTGTGATTCGGCAGTATGTTGAGGATCTTCTGAACCGCAATGGTTATCAAGATCTTGTAGAATACAACACGACCGTGGAACGTGCGGTCAAAAACCCTAAGACCGGTAAATGGGAACTGGTCTTGCGGCGGGCTGGCAAGCCGGGTGGGTATGACTACTGGTGGATTGAGACGTTTGATGCACTGGTGGTTGCCTCGGGGCACTTTTCTGTGCCTTATGTCCCCTCTATCCCCGGCCTGAAAGAATGGATCGACAAAGACCCAGAGAGCGTGTTGCACACGAAGCAGTATCGTGGTCCCGAACGCTATCGCGGAAAG AAAGTCGTCACCGTTGGAGCTTCTGTGTCAGCAGCAGATACAGCAGTCAGCCTGATCGGCTCTGCACAATCCCCCATCCACGCTGTGGTCCGAGGTCGGTATAATCCTTATTTTGGGGATTACGCGTTCAGACACCCGTCAATCAATCGCAAACCACCCATTTCGCGCGTCTCCATTGAAAATGGGCAGAGGACGGTGTACTTCGAAGATGGAACCTCGGTCTCGGATGTGGACTATATCATCTTCGGAACGGGTTTCACCTGGGCATTGCCCTACTTGCCGGATATCCCGACCAGAAACAACCGTATTCCGGATCTATACCTGCACGTCTTCCACCAGAACGATCCAACTCTGGCATTCTTGGGAGCG GTTGGCGCCGGATTGACTTTCAAGATCTTCGAATGGCAGGCTGTGGCTGCGGCGCGGGTCCTGGCTGGCAAGGCCCAATTGCCACCCttgaaggagcagcagaaatGGGAACAAGATCGGATTGCAAAGAAGGGCGATGGGCCTGGGTTCAGCGTCATCAATCCGGACTTCCGGGAATATTTTGAGACCCTGCGTAAATTGGCGGGCAACCCCAAGGCAGGCGAGCCGGGGCGTGTCCTACCTCCCTTTGAACAGGAGTGGCTGGATTTGTTCAATGCTGGGCATGAGCGCCGGATTCGGATGTGGCAAAAGGCCAACGAGGCGGCGGCGAAGAGTAAATTGTAG
- a CDS encoding extracellular proline-rich protein (SECRETED:SignalP(1-17)), with product MKFQHVAPVCLAGCALALPTPVEKRQDLSDLLPFPIPSGLIPTGLSLPSGLSLPSGLPSFSLPTDLSDLGLKRRDVPFSLPSGAALPTDSQGLSQLLPSGLPDLSGLGITLPTGLPFEKRQFGGGGGPEGGSSGGPSFGGGSGGPSLGGGDSSSSSSPFGGLSGFGGGDSSSGSSGSSSSPFGSLPSLGGGDSSSSDSSSPFGGLPGLGGSGSSSSQSGGSPSPSSGSSSSGGIPDFLNGLGGSSSDSSSSAQPSSGSPLGGLSGIFGGLGGDSSQSSSSPSSSSQPSSSDPFGGLSGIFGGLGGDSSQSSSGPSSSSQPSSSDPFGGLSGILGSLGGGSSSSSSGGDSSSPSQPSGSFPNPFGGSSSSSSSSDSSAPAQPSGDAPQPSAAFPSISLPEPTGSSSSSSSSSSSSDSSDSDSSSSASDSEPSLSLPTPLAFSPGGLNLPAPSSSSAIPTSSAVPTSAAVPTAPSSFKQFFA from the coding sequence ATGAAATTCCAACACGTCGCACCGGTGTGCCTTGCGGGCTGTGCCCTGGCCTTGCCGACTCCGGTCGAGAAGAGACAGGATCTCTCCGACCTCCTTCCGTTCCCTATCCCAAGCGGTCTGATTCCGACtggcctctccctcccatctggtctctccctcccctcagGCCTCCCCAGCTTCTCTCTGCCTACGGATCTGTCCGACCTAGGCTTGAAGCGCCGGGACGTGCCTTTCTCTCTGCCCTCTGGTGCCGCACTCCCTACAGACTCCCAGGGACTGTCTCAGCTACTGCCATCTGGTCTTCCCGACCTGTCCGGCCTCGGCATCACCCTTCCCACCGGGCTTCCATTCGAGAAGCGCCAattcggcggtggtgggggcCCTGAAGGCGGATCATCTGGCGGTCCATCCTTTGGCGGTGGTTCTGGAGGGCCGTctctcggcggcggcgactcCAGCTCATCCTCTAGTCCCTTCGGAGGCCTATCCGGTTTTGGTGGCGGTGActcctcttctggctcctCCGGGTCCTCCTCCAGTCCCTTTGGAAGCCTGCCCAGCTTGGGTGGCGGtgactcctcttcctccgactcCTCCAGCCCCTTCGGAGGCCTACCCGGCCTTGGTGGTAGTggctcatcctcctcccagtCCGGCGGCTCTCCCTCGCCTTCCAGcggctcatcatcctccggcGGGATCCCCGACTTCCTCAACGGCCTCGGAGGCTCTTCCAGCGATTCTTCTAGCTCTGCTCAGCCCTCCAGCGGCAGCCCTCTCGGCGGCCTCTCCGGTATCTTTGGCGGGCTCGGGGGCGATTCCTCTCAGTCTTCTAGCAGCCCCTCTAGCTCCTCTcagccctccagcagcgaCCCATTCGGCGGGCTCTCCGGTATCTTTGGCGGACTCGGAGGCGACTCCTCCCAGTCTTCCAGCGGCccatccagctcctcccagccctccagcagcgaCCCCTTCGGCGGACTCTCCGGTATCTTAGGCTCTCTCGGGGgcggctccagctcctcctcgtccgggGGTGATTCCTCCAGCCCTTCCCAACCCTCCGGCAGCTTCCCTAACCCCTTCGgcggctcctcttcctcttcctcttcctccgactcTTCTGCCCCGGCTCAACCCAGCGGCGACGCCCCCCAGCCCAGCGCCGCCTTCCCCAGCATCAGCCTCCCCGAGCCTACcggcagtagcagcagcagcagcagcagcagcagctcttcCGACTCCAGCGACAGcgactcttcatcctctgcgTCGGACTCCGAGCCCTCTCTCAGCCTTCCGACTCCGTTGGCGTTCTCGCCCGGTGGTCTGAACCTCCCGGCTCCTTCGTCTAGCTCGGCTATTCCGACCAGCTCGGCTGTTCCTACTAGTGCGGCTGTGCCGACTGCGCCGTCTTCGTTTAAGCAGTTCTTTGCTTAG